Sequence from the Phragmites australis chromosome 6, lpPhrAust1.1, whole genome shotgun sequence genome:
AATCGAAGGCGCGCACCTGGATGCCGAGCCGCAGTTCCGCCCGCGCGAGGTACGCGCGGTAGTACCGCGTGACGAGGCCCCAGACGCGGTTGGTCGGGTGGAACAGATACCGCCCCAGGTGATGGAACACGGCGTCGCGCTCCGGGAAGAGCATGTCGAGCTGCTCCTGGAACGCCGTGACCTGCAGGAACAGCCCCGGCGCGACGTACAAGTCGGTCCTCATGACCAGCCACTGGATGTTCGACAGCAGCCGCTGATCGTCGTCGCAGAAGAACATCTTGTCCTCGTCGCCGTAGTCGTGGTCGAGGTGGAGGTACGCGAACGCCGGCAGCTGCGTCGTCGTCGACGGCACGTCGGTACTGAGCACCTTATTCTTCAGCATGTTGCCGTAGCTCTCGGCCGCGTCGATGCTGAAGTTGGTGTAACTCGCCAGGGGGAAGTCCAGCGGGAGCAGCCACGTCGTGCCGGGGAACGGCTCGCAGAACAGCTCGTCCATCTCGTTGCTAGGGTCAATGAGAAGGACGCGGTCGGTGAGCACCGCGTAGAGGAAGGCCGACGCGGCGGCCAGGATGCGGTTGCCGAGGCCGCGGTACGAGATGGAGACCAGGTACTTGCACTCGGGTGAGCGGACGCTCTTGCCGGCCCTCAGCTGCTGGATGGCGCGGTTGTACGCGTCGGTGTTCGGCCCGCACCGTCTCTGGAGCTCTTCGTGTCGTCGCAGCTTCGCGATGAGGTGTGGAGAAGGTTGCCGTGCCGGGTTCCGGCGGTACATGGAGGACTCGTACCGGCTGCGGCATGATTTCTCGTCGAATCCGTCGGGCAAGAGGCCGCCGAGAAGTTTGTCAGGTGGGCTTCTCGCGTACGGGAAGGAGCCGTCGCCGGAACCTGCACGGAGCAAATTGTAAGGTGAATTTGTGTCACGACATGGTCATGTGATGGACTAGACTGCACGTGCAGGGCGTGCGAAACAATAAGACGTGCCTGGTCAAATGGGCCCACATAAGCCCGCCGAGCGGTAATGGAACCCATGATAATTTGGTCGCACATGCATAGCATCCTACATGATGCTGGCCTATTTGGGCCGGTTAGCCCATCTCTGATACGAATCACACCATCAAAAATCCATTCTGCGTTTTAGCGTCTCGCGGCGCAGCAAACAACGATCAGAGAGAACGATGTCAACAAAATGCTACCGCATATCAGTTACATGTGGAAACAATGATATGCAAATCTATTCAACCATGCATCGAACCGGACAGGAGGAAACGAAAACGACGTGTGCTCAGCAGCACCAACGCAAGCGCATGGCTGCGCATGCTACACAGCTGCCTGATGCGTGGGTCGGcgggaaataaaaaaaactgtaaAGATTTGTGCACACACAGTTTATCTTAATTATTTATCTCTCTGATATGATATTCATCTATCCTctagttttatttatttcttttataatttttcatctatttttttaatacataCCTTAACgtaaataaatagttttaataaGTTAGTGTGTGGTTGGACATGTGAAAATTTCACTTCCGCGGGTCGGCATGTGACCTACATTTTCAGAGAAACGCAGTGGCACTGCAAGTCTGAACAGAGCCGGGAATCTCCGGAACAGCGAGGCATTCTGTGAGCCTGCCAGACAGTGGCTAGAGTGGGAAGAGCAGCGGGACTCACCTCGGCGTAGCTGGGCCTTGGCGGCCGCGATCCAGACCGCCGGCGCGCCGGGGCCGCCGGCAAAGACGAGGACGACGACCGGCAGCACGGTCATGACGAAGGCGACGAGCACGACGTTGACCACCGTGCTCCACCGCTTCTCGGCCAGGGCCAGCCTCTTCTTCCGCGGCACGGGCGAGTACTGCTCCGGAGCCCCCTCGGCCTGATCCGGCCAGCTGTGGCGTGCCATCGCGGCCTGCGCCGCTGGGACCTCATGCTCTGTCCCTTGCGCCGCGCTCTCGGCGGCGCCGAACACCTTGGGTTTGCGCTGCTGCATTTCCGCGGCTGGCCGGCCTAGGTAAACTAGCTAGGGCTCGGGTCGATGCCTTAAGTTGCGCCGCGAATCCACTAGCGAGTTCGGAATTGAAAACTACAGCTTCGTCGGATTGGACGCTGCGCATTTGATAGTCACCAGGCTTCACTCCTCGAAGATTAGTATATTGTTTTAGTCGATCGATACGTATAGGATTTGGAACTAATCGTAAGCTGTACTCCTGGGTGCTGCACTGTTGCCACTGGCAACTGACTATATTAGTAGTATTCATCGTCGTACGTAGAGCTAACCAGTTGACTAGCGGGGCCATTAATTTTGATCGACTAGCCCTTCTGGTGGGTATCGAGGTGGCCTTTTGACTCGTGGATGTTGGCTATTGTGGAAAACTTGGTAGATGAACTGAAATCTAAACATTTTTTACAGCACAGCAACAAATGGGCAGGGTAATACCGCAACGCTCTGCAGATTTGCTAGAGTTACCCATAATGAAAAAAGGAATCCAAGGTCCTTTTTACAAATTTGCTAGGAGACTTTTTCACTGAAAGAAAAGAGTTTACTACTTCATCTGTTCTTAAATAGATGTAATGCGTATAGTTAAATTTTATAAACTTTAaccactaatatacacaaaatcATTAGGATTTGGTACATTTAAATGATAGTAATaaatttgtcatgaaaaatactttgatattatctaatttttatcaaattttaccGATAGTTAGTTATCAAAAGTAATGATTAAATGTACTTATTAGAGATCATGTCGATGTTCTAAAcgacaagtaaaagagaacgGAGATAGTACCAGACAAATAGGGGGGAACAACCAAAAACCTTGCAATATTGACCAACACATTCATCAAAAACTGAAACTTCCACAGCAGCTTCTTGGATTTGTTCAAGCATCTTGATTGATtccaccatcttcatcatcagtTAGATTCATCACTGGGGCaggaaggaggaggatgggCTCCAGCGTCACTTCTTGGACAGAAGGTGGCATAGCTTGAGCTGCAGCCTGCATCaggatttcagcaccttgtTCCAGATTATCCCTGTCCATCCCTGTTTGAAGTTCTGGCCACATTTTCAAGAAAGTACATGCATGGAAAAGTACTTCAGAAAGAGATGAGATTATTTTCTTCTCAATGCAGGCTCTATTTCTTGCCATCCATACTGCCCAACAGATGGCAACCAGGCCAACAACATGCAGTTGATTATGTTTGGGTAGGAGCATCCTAACCCATGTAAAGTATTGATCTACATTTGATGGAATTGACAGCATAGAGAAACGTTTTGCTATTAAGCTCCAAATTACTTTAGCTATAAAACAAGTGTTGTATAGATTCGTTATGGGAACAAAAATTACATGTTGCATCACCAACCCATTTTTTCATAATCATGTTGTCCTTGGTCAGTAAAACACCTTGTTCAATGaaccactttttttttttactttgaggGGTATCTTTGCTTTCCAGATAGAAAGAACAGTTCAGATGGTGTCTCATAAGAGCTATGTATAATGATTTGACTGAAAATTTACCAGAATTGGCAAATCTCCATGAGACTTGGTTCTCATCAGTAGACAGAGAAATTTCAGTAATCTTATTGGCAATAGAAGCCCGTTGCTGTCTAAAAGGATCAGTCAATCATCTTCTAAAGCTTTTATTTTTAGCTTGCCCCGCAGAGATACCTTTGTTATTACATACATCATATAAGACAGGATAAAGATCACACAAAAGCTTAGGTTCCAACCATCGGTCTTCCCAGAACCTTGCAACACCACCTTTTCCTATTATTATTTTCCTGCCTTTCATATAAATGTGTTTGACTTTAAGATCATACCAACAAGGTGAATCATCTACTTTGTGTTTTCCCGTAGAAATATTATGATGTGTGCAGTTCCTTTAAACCGAGGGCTGGGTTCCCGCAATGCCGTGTGCCCAACTCCCGAGCCCCTGCCGCGCGcacgccatggccgccgccgtcctCACTCCTCCGTGCCTCGCAAGGGCGTCTCCTCCCGCTGACTTGAGCCAGAGCCGCGTGCAGAAAAGCGTTCGGGCCTGGGAGGAGGGCGTCGCCTCCACAAAGCGTAAGGTAAGTAGCAATGCAGATCTGAATCCGTTGATGGCTCCGTGCGTTGCCTTGTTCCTGATAGCATTTCTGTAATCGTGCTGACTTCTCTATTCTCTCCAACTCCAGCTCCCGGATTAACGGCTGGGAGCGCCTCGATAACCATGCCATAGACTCACAAAAGTCACAACTGAACTGGACGGGGAGTTTCGTTCATGGCAGTCACACACAAGCAATGCCAAGACGTGCGCAAGATAATGCCCGAGAATGCAATGTTCATTGATTAGAAATTCATGGAACTGTTTATCAACTATCTACACTTGGACCAAATacagagagaaaagaatacatttgtataggtttttttgcccccaaaaaaaagaattttgctcTAGTTATCGCGCAAGTATGTCCTGAGTACTGACAAAATTACAGCTACAACTGAGTTTGATTTACAATCTTCAGCCCCCAGCTCACGTCCTCGCAGTGCCTCACGAAAGGCGCCACCTTGCCCAAGTCAGCGTCCCTCTTCGCCTTGCAATCGTAGTAGGGAGCCTTATGGAAGCACGGTTCAATGGACATGGCGCGGCCGCACGGTGGATCGGGCATGACGTGGTTCTCTGACCTGAACATGATCCATGGCTTCAGGCCGGCAAGTCCCTGAGCGGCATACCCGAATGTGGAAAAACCACTGGTGATCAGCACATCGGTCATGCTCAGTAGATAGATCTCGGCAAGTGCCTTCATGTTGTGCTTCTTGTTCATGGACCTCTGGTACTCCTCGTGGCTTGGCTGGTACACCTTGACAGTGGTGCCGTCGATTGTCTGGTGCTCATCGTACTTCTTCCGGATCTGGTCACTGTACCAAGAGCTCAAAGAAGTAGTCAGAACGGCAATCGTTCGGTTATTCTTAGTTGCAGTTGTTGCTTCCTCTGTCATGCTAATTTCTGGCAGCAGCTTTTCATTCTGAGCACATGAAAGGATCTGATTCAAAATGTGTGGGAACGGGCCATTTCTTTGCAAGATGCCCTTGGTTTCATATATTCTGATCTGGATTCCCACTTTTTTATCAGCTTTGGCAAGGTAGGACCGGTAGTATCTTGTAACTGAATACCAAACATTGTTTGTCGGATGGAAAAGATAGCGTGCCAAGTGATGGAAAACGGTGTCTTTCTCAGGAAATAGCCTGCTGAGTTCCTCTTGGTAAGATGGAATAAGAAACAGTGACGGCACAAAGTACATGTCAGTTCTAATGATCAGCCATGGAACACCTTGCAGGAATTGTTGGTCATCTTCACAGAAGAAAAGTTTGTCATGGAAACCATAGTTGCCATCAAGGTGGAGGTACACATAGGCAGGTCTAGTACCAGCCAAAGACCTATCTGTATTGCCACCGACAACTTTATTCTGCAGCATGTTGCCATAGCTctctggactactctgagtaTACTCTCCATAGTTCAGGGGGAAATCTGAAGGAACTAACCATGAAGTTCCAGGGAAAGGCTCGCAGAAAAGGTCAGCAATCTCCTTGTAACGGTCCACAAGCAAAACCCGGTTTGTAAGGAGTGCATAAAGGAATGCTGAAGTGATCTCAAGCATCCGGTTCCCTAAGCCAGCGTGGATTATTAGGAACAGATAGTTGCAATCTGTCAGGTTGATGCCCTGACCGGACCTCAGCTGTTTCGAGGCTTCCTTGTACGATTTAGTGCCTGGACCACACTTTTTTTGCAATGCTTCTTGTTTCCTTAACCTCTCTATGAGGTATGGAGAAGGTATTCTTGTTGAATTGTGGTAGCGTGCAAACTGATACCTGCTTCGAcaatttttttcctcaaatccCTCAATCAGAAGGCCACCCAGAAGTTTATCGTCCTCAATATGTGGCGAAGGAGATAGATCATCAGACATATCATCTTGTATATCTGAAGAAGATAAGAGATCATCAGACACATCAGCTTGTAGTTCATTAACATAGCACAAGATGTGGTGAAACACTTGATCACTTAAAAGTGCTAGAAAGGGTCGGCATTTGGGAACAGCCAATACCAGAGGAGCAGTAGGAGTAGTAGATATGTTGTTACCATTTAAATAAGATGTTAAAAGAAAAATGCTAGAACAAAGCAGACGGTAGACAAACACATGCCAGAAAAGACTAACAGAAAGAGTGGACATTTAATGAATAGCATTGGAGCATGCAACAAAAAGTTTGTTCATAACAAGCCCATGGATTAAATGTACTAGTCCATCAACCTGTGCGCTGGGCtagaaatagttttagaaaatacatGGATAAATAGAACTTCATGAAACGCCTATGATTTAGGATTTAGAGGTGACTGATGTGTGTATATTGACCACGTTCCTTATTATATTCCTCTACTGAATCATGTGCAAAgttatttttcatgttgtttCCTCACGTTCACGATATTTGTTAATATGTATGCGGCCATCCATGGTATAatatttcctttctttttttagtttgTCTCTGGAATCCACGACATAATTTAGAGAGACCTAAATTAATATTAATGGCAGATGTGGATAATTTAGAAGCATGTACTAGGGTACTTTgtgttaatttttttcataatggcAGAGGTGGGTAATTTAGAAGCATGTATCGGGGGCAATttggaatatttttttaataatcttTGTGAGCTACCAAACAGCTCCACCTTCTTAAACTAAAGAGCGGGGAACTAGTTTATGGCAAAGGTGGGTAATTTAGAAGCATGTTGATCCAATGGCTATTGTTGTCAATGATGATTAGAGTCCACCAAATCGGTGgtcggatgttttgctttttgtgagaatttctagaatttctctattttctaGCGTGTCTCACTTGAGGATTAACGTGGAGGCTtgcctccaattagtaatagtaaGATTCATCTACTGTTTTCGAACGGTTGGCAGGTTGTTTGTTCCTTTCACTATTAAAATTACTTGCAAATTGAAAGAAATCATGCAGCCCACTTGGAGGTCATTCATCATAGGACTGCCCTTTCTTCAATTCAAGGGACTAGGTCATGGGAAGGAAGCAGATCTATGATGTTCCCTTGTGCAGGAGGCAGTATTATGCTCATTCTAATTTCTAAACCATTAGTTGGACATGCATGCACCTGTATATGGTCTCTGTCACATGGTCTTGTTTGTATCACCAAGCTCGACAGTTTCTCTGTTTGCCATCCACACTGCAGATGCATGCATTTTCCCATAATGAATGATTTTGCTTCAGATTTTTCTTACAATAAAGCAGGTGAAAACCTTTTCTTAGACTAAAGCAGACCAGTATACGTGATTGTAGCTAAACAGCTAAAGTTTTTTGCATAACTAAATCTTTCTAACATTCATGTATAGAACTAATTCTATGTTATCTATTGAGAACAAAACAATATGTTTTAACTTAAAACTGATCCTTATGTTCCATCTAGATATTACTATTCTTACTTCAAAAAAAGTGGGAGAACTATTCTCCGACGAGGACCACATATTTCTTTGTGAAATACCCATCAGTTAACTACTAGTATTCAGAATTGAAACCACGGTACCACAGCACATCCTCCGTGCTACTTTATTCTTGCACAGCTTGTCTTTAAGGGAAAGAGATAGCATGAAATACTCTACGGAATCTGCTGCCGAGTTGCGAAAACAGTGTGCTGGCACAATTGTGACATTACACATGACCTTAGGACTCAAACAATGATATACAGCGAAATTTTACAGCATATTATTTTTAGCATCTTAAATACCTTATGTAGTGAATTTCCCTCCAATTCCATTCGAAACAATATGCTTATCTAGTTCCGCTCTTTTATTTTACATTTCTCGCATTCAGAACAGTCTTGCATAAAAGGAGAAAAGCAAATGTGCAGACGAATCTATCAAGAGTCATCACGATAGCAACAATTCTCTTGAGAAAAAAACTATCTGGAGATTCTCTAAAACTGtacatcctcctcctcccagtTTTCAAGTGACCATTGACAATTGAACACCATGAAGACCTCCGCGAGTACATGAAAACGTACTAAAAGTATAGCACTATTGCACAAATTCTAATTTGAGGTGACGAAATCGCCCATGCTAAAGTACTAACAGGTGGGCCTTTACCCTCACGGCTGAAGGTGTAATGCCTAGTTCACACAAGCACTGTGGAACATCTGGAAGTAACCTCATTCAATTTAATCCAAATGTTAGAAGCACTGTCCTAATATGCTTTCTGTGGAACATCTGGAAGTGCAGAAACGCTAAGGTCTTCCGCTAAAAGGCTAAGTTAGACGCCGCTGGGCAGGCCTCCAACTCCTAGCTACACGTCAGATCTTGAGTATgctaaaataaagtggtttaaatcTCTATTTTTTAACTTAAATGAAAACAAAATGACACGTCTAAACAAGAGACTCTTGGTGTATCTACCGCTCCTCCACAAATTTCTGAAGCTAAGAATATTTAGCTAATTCTTGAAGCCGGAGGTCTGAAAAACCACAAGCACTGTGTGCTCCAAACAAGGTTATGAGCCCG
This genomic interval carries:
- the LOC133921157 gene encoding galactoside 2-alpha-L-fucosyltransferase-like; amino-acid sequence: MAMGSGGAGDEERLPLQQQGLETERAARSSAAEAKKPRRLWRFALAVCFLAVPAVLLLQRWQAGASPEWLFEVQPPAEDDRDIQDDMSDDLSPSPHIEDDKLLGGLLIEGFEEKNCRSRYQFARYHNSTRIPSPYLIERLRKQEALQKKCGPGTKSYKEASKQLRSGQGINLTDCNYLFLIIHAGLGNRMLEITSAFLYALLTNRVLLVDRYKEIADLFCEPFPGTSWLVPSDFPLNYGEYTQSSPESYGNMLQNKVVGGNTDRSLAGTRPAYVYLHLDGNYGFHDKLFFCEDDQQFLQGVPWLIIRTDMYFVPSLFLIPSYQEELSRLFPEKDTVFHHLARYLFHPTNNVWYSVTRYYRSYLAKADKKVGIQIRIYETKGILQRNGPFPHILNQILSCAQNEKLLPEISMTEEATTATKNNRTIAVLTTSLSSWYSDQIRKKYDEHQTIDGTTVKVYQPSHEEYQRSMNKKHNMKALAEIYLLSMTDVLITSGFSTFGYAAQGLAGLKPWIMFRSENHVMPDPPCGRAMSIEPCFHKAPYYDCKAKRDADLGKVAPFVRHCEDVSWGLKIVNQTQL
- the LOC133920355 gene encoding galactoside 2-alpha-L-fucosyltransferase-like codes for the protein MQQRKPKVFGAAESAAQGTEHEVPAAQAAMARHSWPDQAEGAPEQYSPVPRKKRLALAEKRWSTVVNVVLVAFVMTVLPVVVLVFAGGPGAPAVWIAAAKAQLRRGSGDGSFPYARSPPDKLLGGLLPDGFDEKSCRSRYESSMYRRNPARQPSPHLIAKLRRHEELQRRCGPNTDAYNRAIQQLRAGKSVRSPECKYLVSISYRGLGNRILAAASAFLYAVLTDRVLLIDPSNEMDELFCEPFPGTTWLLPLDFPLASYTNFSIDAAESYGNMLKNKVLSTDVPSTTTQLPAFAYLHLDHDYGDEDKMFFCDDDQRLLSNIQWLVMRTDLYVAPGLFLQVTAFQEQLDMLFPERDAVFHHLGRYLFHPTNRVWGLVTRYYRAYLARAELRLGIQVRAFDSWQAKSPHVLQQITSCVWKEKLLPEVLTTEEHTVPMPGAAKPKTVLITSLRSWYYERIKGMYWEQATATGEDVSVHQPSHDEHQQFGKKSHEAKAWAEMYLLSLCDVLVTSGWSTFGYVAQGLGGMTPWVMYRPDNTTTVPDPPCGRDVSMEPCFHSPPVYDCKLKRGADTGKMVPHVQHCEDVSWGLKLADPKLH